Proteins encoded together in one Gemmatimonadota bacterium DH-78 window:
- a CDS encoding WYL domain-containing protein, with product MSPSADQLLRLVRLIPLAARPEGLLLADAARLCGVEERVIEKDFARLTERTWYLPPGRTDDFQILFEGDRVRIHAPPAFHRPVRLVLEELVACALALRCAGLGSREAAELCARVEAALALESARSEPSSSTASADVEFALRHATVDELHGALSRAVVHRRRVRFGYVKEGAESPEIRHLEPWRIVSAEGEAYLTGHDLDRDAPRLFRVDRILGVEVTDGACEHPVPDTLEEIRDDGSVRLIVGEREERWAEVRYSPRVARWVRERFDGEEADGGAYLVRHAVLTDDWVVRHVLTYGAEAEVVAPSELRAAVVAAVRG from the coding sequence GTGAGCCCCTCGGCCGATCAGCTCCTGCGGCTCGTGCGGCTGATTCCGCTCGCCGCTCGTCCCGAGGGACTGCTCCTCGCCGACGCCGCGCGCCTGTGCGGGGTGGAGGAGCGCGTGATCGAGAAGGACTTCGCGCGCCTCACCGAGCGTACCTGGTACCTCCCGCCCGGTCGCACCGATGACTTTCAGATCCTGTTCGAGGGCGACCGGGTGAGGATTCACGCGCCCCCCGCCTTCCACCGCCCGGTGCGGCTCGTGCTCGAAGAGCTCGTGGCCTGCGCCCTGGCCCTGCGGTGCGCGGGCCTCGGATCGCGCGAGGCGGCGGAGCTCTGCGCCCGGGTGGAAGCCGCGCTCGCACTCGAGTCGGCGCGGTCCGAGCCCTCGTCGTCGACCGCATCCGCCGACGTCGAGTTCGCCCTCCGCCACGCCACCGTCGACGAGCTGCACGGCGCCCTGTCGCGGGCCGTGGTGCACCGGCGCCGGGTGCGGTTCGGATACGTGAAGGAGGGGGCCGAGTCGCCCGAGATCCGCCATCTCGAACCGTGGCGCATCGTCTCGGCCGAGGGCGAAGCGTACCTGACCGGGCACGACCTCGACCGCGACGCGCCGCGCCTCTTCCGCGTGGACCGCATCCTGGGCGTGGAAGTGACCGACGGCGCCTGCGAGCACCCGGTGCCCGACACGCTCGAGGAGATCCGCGACGACGGGTCGGTGCGCCTGATCGTGGGCGAGCGCGAGGAGCGCTGGGCCGAGGTGCGCTACTCCCCGCGGGTGGCCCGCTGGGTGCGCGAGCGCTTCGACGGCGAGGAGGCGGACGGCGGCGCCTACCTCGTGCGCCACGCCGTACTCACCGACGACTGGGTGGTGCGGCACGTGCTGACCTACGGCGCCGAGGCGGAGGTGGTGGCGCCGAGCGAGCTGCGGGCGGCGGTGGTCGCGGCCGTGCGAGGATAG
- a CDS encoding M14 family metallopeptidase: MTILRPTLLAAALLVSACGAPDADSSASATMESPLDSLFPDDAYTISATRPITDVERKIVAFNVLGVTVSNDFEGGRFNAATTDGDSVLVLTIRPENSPINNSAWYAFKAWAPAPDSITVRLTYEGGRHRYLPKVRTSSEPDWTTLDTAAVLVGPEARDVARFRIAVGPDTTWVAGQEMLTSSWFADWVDGLTAREGVTQRTIGTTPRGRDLNMFEAGEPDADRHVLFISRQHPPEVTGTFAFVAFMEEMLGDSPLAQEFRSEFRIHAVPLMNPDGVDLGHWRHSTGGIDLNRDWVAFHQPETRAVRDDMARVLADESQELWFFADFHSTNRDVFYTLDRALETRPAGVLDPWIEHIRTAMPDYELEDAPSDGGYGVVSRDWAWREHRAPGMVYEVGDDTPRGLIREVAETAARGTMQILLERARGG; this comes from the coding sequence ATGACCATCCTCCGACCGACCCTGCTCGCTGCCGCCCTTCTCGTCTCGGCCTGCGGCGCCCCCGACGCCGATTCGTCGGCCTCGGCCACGATGGAGTCCCCGCTCGACTCCCTCTTTCCCGACGACGCCTACACGATCTCGGCCACCCGCCCGATCACCGACGTGGAGCGCAAGATCGTCGCTTTCAACGTGCTCGGTGTGACCGTGAGCAACGACTTCGAAGGCGGGCGTTTCAATGCGGCCACGACCGACGGCGACTCGGTGCTCGTGCTCACGATCCGGCCCGAGAATTCGCCGATCAACAACAGCGCCTGGTACGCCTTCAAGGCGTGGGCCCCCGCCCCCGACAGCATCACGGTGCGCCTCACCTACGAGGGCGGGCGCCACCGCTACCTGCCGAAGGTGCGCACCAGCTCCGAGCCCGACTGGACGACGCTCGACACCGCAGCCGTGCTCGTCGGTCCCGAGGCGCGCGACGTGGCCCGGTTCCGGATCGCGGTCGGCCCCGATACCACCTGGGTGGCCGGGCAGGAGATGCTCACCTCGAGCTGGTTCGCCGACTGGGTCGACGGACTCACGGCGCGCGAGGGCGTCACCCAGCGCACCATCGGCACCACCCCACGCGGCCGCGACCTGAACATGTTCGAAGCGGGCGAGCCCGACGCGGATCGCCACGTGCTCTTCATCAGCCGCCAGCATCCGCCCGAGGTGACCGGCACCTTCGCCTTCGTCGCGTTCATGGAGGAGATGCTCGGGGACTCCCCCCTGGCGCAGGAGTTCCGGAGCGAGTTTCGGATCCACGCGGTGCCCCTCATGAACCCCGATGGGGTGGATCTGGGGCACTGGCGGCACAGTACCGGCGGCATCGACCTCAACCGCGACTGGGTGGCCTTCCACCAGCCCGAGACGCGGGCCGTGCGCGACGACATGGCGAGGGTGCTCGCCGACGAGTCGCAGGAACTGTGGTTCTTCGCCGACTTCCACTCGACCAATCGGGACGTTTTCTACACCCTCGACCGCGCCCTCGAAACGCGGCCCGCCGGGGTACTCGACCCCTGGATCGAGCACATCCGCACCGCGATGCCCGACTACGAACTCGAAGACGCGCCCTCCGATGGCGGCTACGGGGTGGTGTCGCGCGACTGGGCGTGGCGCGAGCATCGGGCGCCCGGCATGGTCTACGAGGTGGGCGACGATACGCCGCGCGGGTTGATCCGCGAGGTGGCCGAGACCGCGGCGCGCGGCACGATGCAGATCCTGCTGGAGCGGGCGCGGGGCGGATGA
- a CDS encoding GNAT family N-acetyltransferase, whose amino-acid sequence MTTPPDFSIAKESIDPRRGRWVIRAEGIDEAGELVFTHRQEGVISADHTGTPDSMRGTGAALALVEAMVADARATGLRIVPLCPYVQAQYRRHPEWADVFTSAPGEKPRLRM is encoded by the coding sequence GTGACGACCCCGCCCGACTTCAGCATCGCCAAGGAATCCATCGACCCGCGCCGCGGCCGCTGGGTGATCCGCGCGGAGGGGATCGACGAGGCGGGCGAGCTCGTCTTCACCCATCGCCAGGAGGGGGTGATCAGCGCCGACCACACCGGCACCCCGGACAGCATGCGGGGCACCGGAGCCGCGCTCGCCCTGGTCGAGGCCATGGTGGCCGACGCGCGCGCCACCGGCCTGCGGATCGTGCCGCTCTGTCCCTACGTGCAGGCGCAGTACCGGCGCCACCCCGAGTGGGCCGACGTCTTCACGTCGGCGCCGGGAGAGAAGCCTCGACTGCGGATGTGA
- a CDS encoding S8 family serine peptidase: MKPAERAAVDPPCHGLLMKVGGAAMPASDRLALAARIVRERLPGRWSLDLLGPGATVVEIRRAGSARRIRLSTAWNHCARLRAAPEVAFAEPSLTTVGHDPDPRQVAHLFAPFEHALAPEARLTGDDPLPCAEHNRHWSLQLCRVPEAWALEPAPGGRSRGAGIVVGHPDTGYTEHPEIWDTPHPRIRAADGWDFADDDAEARDPLAGGFLRQPGHGTATSSVIMSTVLADEVTGVAPEAELIPIRVTTSVVLFTFARLARAIHHAVDRGAHVVSISLGGPVRSRALDEATAWAASQGVIVLAAAGNIWPFVVFPARLPQVIGVGACNCADGVWKKSARGGGVDLSAPGEGVWRAGIEGSNAAPRFTTGMGYGTSFAVATCAGAAALWLAHHGRARLLERFGPEGLVHAFRTLLLESCRVPDDWDSTRDGVGILDARALLEAPLPPAPAPRAESAPTGDPSAWSPQSTAGDRTASTPSDAAGYLPDEPEAEVAAAALEFVEGDWAELGDELLFHLATHPAVRERLRARVAARRRVVVESTAGREPTGPSSRSRLDTSAGSRLHRQASTRLRALIAQRNHP, from the coding sequence GTGAAGCCCGCCGAACGGGCGGCGGTGGATCCACCCTGCCACGGCCTCTTGATGAAGGTGGGGGGCGCCGCCATGCCCGCATCCGACCGCCTCGCCCTCGCCGCCCGCATCGTGCGCGAGCGCCTGCCCGGTCGCTGGAGCCTCGACCTGCTCGGCCCCGGAGCGACGGTGGTCGAGATCCGCCGCGCCGGGAGCGCCCGACGCATTCGACTGTCGACCGCCTGGAACCACTGCGCCCGACTGCGGGCCGCCCCCGAAGTGGCCTTCGCCGAGCCCTCGCTCACCACGGTCGGCCACGACCCCGATCCGCGCCAGGTCGCGCATCTCTTCGCCCCCTTCGAGCATGCGCTCGCCCCCGAAGCGCGCCTCACCGGCGACGACCCCCTGCCCTGCGCCGAACACAACCGGCACTGGTCGCTGCAGCTGTGCCGGGTGCCCGAGGCGTGGGCGCTGGAGCCCGCGCCGGGAGGCCGCAGCCGCGGCGCCGGCATCGTGGTCGGCCACCCCGACACCGGCTACACCGAGCACCCCGAGATCTGGGACACGCCCCACCCGCGCATCCGCGCGGCCGACGGATGGGACTTCGCCGACGACGACGCCGAGGCCCGCGATCCGCTCGCGGGCGGCTTCCTGCGCCAGCCGGGCCACGGCACCGCCACCTCGAGCGTGATCATGAGCACCGTGCTCGCCGACGAGGTGACCGGGGTGGCGCCCGAGGCCGAGCTGATCCCGATCCGCGTCACCACTTCGGTCGTGCTCTTCACCTTCGCCCGCCTGGCCCGGGCGATCCACCACGCCGTGGATCGGGGCGCCCACGTGGTGTCGATCAGCCTGGGCGGCCCGGTGCGCTCGCGGGCCCTCGACGAGGCCACGGCCTGGGCCGCGAGCCAGGGGGTGATCGTGCTCGCGGCGGCCGGCAACATCTGGCCCTTCGTGGTCTTCCCGGCCCGCCTGCCGCAGGTGATCGGGGTGGGCGCGTGCAACTGTGCCGACGGGGTCTGGAAGAAGAGCGCGCGAGGCGGTGGGGTGGATCTGAGCGCCCCGGGTGAAGGGGTCTGGCGGGCCGGGATCGAGGGCTCGAACGCCGCCCCGCGCTTCACCACCGGCATGGGGTACGGCACCTCCTTCGCCGTGGCCACCTGCGCCGGCGCGGCCGCCCTCTGGCTGGCGCACCACGGCCGAGCCCGCCTGCTCGAGCGCTTCGGCCCCGAGGGGCTCGTGCACGCCTTCCGCACCCTCCTGCTCGAGTCCTGCCGCGTACCCGACGACTGGGACTCCACCCGCGACGGCGTCGGCATTCTCGATGCGCGAGCGCTGCTCGAGGCGCCCCTGCCCCCGGCTCCCGCGCCCCGGGCCGAATCGGCGCCGACCGGTGATCCATCGGCGTGGAGTCCCCAATCCACCGCCGGCGATCGCACCGCATCCACACCGTCCGACGCTGCCGGCTACCTTCCCGACGAGCCCGAGGCGGAGGTGGCCGCTGCGGCCCTCGAATTCGTCGAGGGCGACTGGGCCGAGCTCGGCGACGAACTGCTCTTCCACCTCGCCACCCATCCCGCGGTACGCGAACGATTGCGGGCACGGGTGGCCGCCCGCCGAAGGGTCGTGGTCGAGTCCACCGCAGGCCGAGAACCGACCGGCCCCTCGAGCCGCTCCCGCCTCGACACCTCCGCCGGGAGCCGGCTGCACCGCCAGGCATCCACCCGGCTCCGCGCACTCATCGCTCAGAGGAACCACCCGTGA
- a CDS encoding serine hydrolase → MGVIGTLLLVAAVAGAGQESAQAQAQAQEQAQEPGAGWQRFVDPADAGFSTGGLAGAWDFAHTRGVPALMVVSRGAVVGAWGEVDRRLPIHSIRKSLLSVLYGVYADRIDLDATLGELGIDERTPLTAAEKGARVRDLLAARSGIYLPAAGEAAEVSTDRPERGSHPPDTFWWYNNWDFNAAGTAFERLTGVPVLEALHTSLAVPMGLQDWRPTDAFEHREPDRSIHPSFGANLSTRDLARIGVLMASGGRWGDAQLVPRDWVELSTRWHSDIDMRDEYGTAYGYMWWVDGTEGFSARGYGGHVLAVYPEDELVVVVRADTFHDRFVSNRALGILIDRVREAKTGEAVADARLEAWSGVVPEGPDGRSGPARAAPSRPTAADLAPYAGVFPLASGDTVAVAASDAGLTLDYGRGVFDLIPLEVLAGGAARFLTADTRDEVWIELGADGRAERVLSEPVLYLEAAAAAAAGDVDGAVAWVRTAVEAFPESPSARFNFARALHGSGDRGAALAQLDTALTLDPDHDDARRLRRSLGVGRFLPMGLGALVLTLVLLGVRRLLRR, encoded by the coding sequence ATGGGCGTGATCGGGACGCTGTTGCTGGTGGCGGCTGTCGCGGGAGCTGGGCAGGAATCGGCGCAGGCGCAGGCGCAGGCGCAGGAGCAGGCGCAGGAGCCGGGTGCCGGGTGGCAGCGGTTCGTCGACCCGGCCGACGCCGGGTTCTCGACCGGCGGACTCGCGGGGGCCTGGGACTTCGCGCACACCCGGGGCGTTCCGGCCCTCATGGTGGTGTCGCGCGGAGCGGTCGTGGGCGCCTGGGGCGAGGTGGACCGCCGCTTGCCGATCCACTCGATCCGCAAGAGCCTGCTCAGCGTGCTCTACGGCGTGTACGCCGACCGCATCGACCTCGACGCGACCCTGGGCGAGCTCGGCATCGACGAGCGCACTCCGCTCACCGCCGCCGAGAAGGGTGCTCGCGTGCGCGATCTGCTCGCGGCCCGCTCGGGCATCTATCTGCCCGCCGCCGGTGAGGCCGCGGAGGTGAGCACCGATCGGCCGGAGCGGGGCAGCCACCCGCCCGACACCTTCTGGTGGTACAACAACTGGGACTTCAATGCGGCGGGCACCGCCTTCGAGCGGCTGACCGGAGTCCCCGTACTCGAGGCGCTTCACACGTCTCTCGCCGTGCCTATGGGACTCCAGGACTGGCGACCCACCGATGCCTTCGAACATCGGGAGCCCGATCGCTCGATCCACCCGTCGTTCGGCGCCAATCTCTCCACCCGCGACCTCGCGCGCATCGGGGTGCTCATGGCCTCCGGCGGTCGTTGGGGCGATGCGCAGCTGGTGCCTCGCGACTGGGTGGAGCTCAGCACGCGCTGGCACAGCGACATCGACATGCGCGACGAGTACGGGACCGCGTACGGGTACATGTGGTGGGTGGACGGCACCGAGGGCTTCAGTGCGCGGGGCTACGGCGGGCACGTGCTCGCGGTGTATCCCGAAGACGAGCTCGTGGTGGTGGTGCGCGCCGACACCTTCCACGACCGCTTCGTGTCGAACCGCGCGCTCGGCATCCTGATCGACCGGGTGCGCGAGGCGAAGACGGGGGAGGCGGTGGCCGATGCGCGGTTGGAGGCGTGGAGCGGGGTGGTGCCGGAGGGGCCGGACGGGCGGTCCGGGCCGGCGCGCGCGGCGCCCTCGCGGCCGACGGCGGCCGATCTCGCTCCGTACGCCGGCGTGTTTCCGCTCGCGAGCGGCGACACCGTGGCGGTGGCCGCCTCCGACGCCGGGCTCACCCTCGACTATGGTCGGGGGGTGTTCGATCTGATCCCGCTCGAGGTGCTGGCCGGGGGCGCGGCGCGCTTCCTCACCGCCGACACCCGCGACGAAGTGTGGATCGAGCTGGGGGCCGACGGCCGCGCCGAGCGGGTGCTGAGCGAGCCCGTGCTCTATCTCGAGGCCGCGGCCGCGGCGGCGGCGGGGGATGTGGACGGCGCGGTGGCGTGGGTGCGGACCGCGGTGGAGGCCTTTCCGGAGTCCCCGAGTGCGCGGTTCAATTTCGCTCGTGCGCTGCACGGCAGCGGCGATCGCGGAGCGGCCCTCGCCCAGCTCGACACCGCGCTCACCCTCGACCCCGACCACGACGATGCCCGGCGGCTGCGTCGCAGTCTGGGCGTGGGGCGGTTCCTGCCGATGGGGCTCGGAGCGCTGGTGCTGACGCTCGTGCTGCTGGGGGTGCGGAGGCTGCTGCGGCGGTAG
- a CDS encoding WYL domain-containing protein, protein MPPAIHKVHRQLDLIALFVSRHYALSRGQIWDEVEGYRVPLQNSDNDASVRRMFERDKKDLLELGFPLEVEEDPRAEPDEQHRYRLSHRDFYLPYLRLIREGAQLEPRPKSSTTPPASLPPEDAWRLAEALHTYRRNPDLPHAGAAESAFRKLTFDLASPDSDFGSASVILSSDDAAARERVERLSEAVRRRRRARFAYHSIGRDEVANRRVEPRALLFKFNRWYLIAHDLDRDARRIFRVSRMSGLEVDDEADAWSPVALDLSEWTAADAWNLPGDEEGETTVDVRMAFPRSLWADRNERGTLVDSLPGGATVRRFTVRSMDPFLRWLLSFGREVEVAAPESVARALGELRARVAELHGDEGGAA, encoded by the coding sequence ATGCCCCCAGCGATCCACAAGGTCCACCGCCAGCTCGATCTGATCGCGCTCTTCGTGTCGCGTCACTATGCCTTGTCTCGCGGCCAGATATGGGACGAGGTGGAGGGCTACCGCGTGCCGCTGCAGAACAGCGACAACGACGCGTCGGTGCGCCGCATGTTCGAGCGCGACAAGAAGGATCTGCTCGAGCTCGGCTTTCCGCTCGAAGTGGAGGAAGACCCGCGCGCGGAGCCCGACGAGCAGCACCGGTACCGACTCTCGCACCGCGATTTCTACCTGCCGTATCTGCGGCTCATACGCGAGGGCGCGCAGCTCGAGCCCCGGCCGAAGAGCTCGACCACGCCCCCCGCGTCGCTCCCGCCCGAAGACGCCTGGCGGCTGGCCGAGGCGCTGCACACCTACCGGCGCAACCCGGATCTTCCGCACGCCGGCGCGGCCGAATCGGCCTTCCGCAAGCTCACCTTCGACCTGGCCTCGCCCGACTCCGACTTCGGCTCCGCTTCGGTGATTCTGTCGTCGGACGACGCCGCGGCGCGCGAGCGCGTGGAGCGGCTGAGCGAGGCCGTGCGCCGGCGCCGCCGCGCCCGCTTCGCGTATCACTCGATCGGCCGCGACGAGGTCGCGAACCGCCGGGTGGAGCCGCGCGCACTGCTCTTCAAGTTCAATCGCTGGTATCTGATCGCGCACGATCTCGACCGCGACGCGCGCCGGATCTTCCGGGTCAGCCGCATGTCGGGCCTGGAGGTGGACGACGAGGCCGACGCCTGGTCGCCCGTCGCGCTCGACCTCTCGGAGTGGACGGCGGCCGACGCCTGGAATCTGCCCGGCGACGAGGAAGGCGAGACCACCGTCGACGTGCGCATGGCCTTTCCGCGCTCCCTCTGGGCGGATCGCAACGAGCGCGGCACCCTGGTCGACTCCCTGCCCGGGGGCGCGACGGTGCGCCGCTTCACGGTGCGCAGCATGGACCCCTTCCTGCGGTGGCTGCTGAGCTTCGGGCGCGAGGTGGAGGTCGCGGCACCCGAGAGCGTGGCCCGGGCGCTCGGCGAGCTGCGGGCCCGCGTGGCCGAACTCCATGGCGATGAGGGGGGTGCCGCGTGA
- a CDS encoding PEGA domain-containing protein, whose protein sequence is MQQITIQSAPSGASVAVNGVRNAETPAILSLSRKTGHALEIELDGYEPFQMNIERGTSGWVWDVDEEE, encoded by the coding sequence ATGCAGCAGATCACCATCCAGAGCGCCCCGTCGGGCGCGTCGGTGGCGGTGAACGGGGTGCGCAACGCCGAAACCCCGGCCATTCTCTCGCTCTCCCGGAAGACGGGTCACGCGCTCGAGATCGAGCTGGACGGCTACGAGCCGTTTCAGATGAACATCGAGCGCGGCACCTCCGGATGGGTGTGGGACGTCGACGAAGAGGAGTGA
- a CDS encoding PH domain-containing protein, whose amino-acid sequence MSPDRVLVEAQFNRKVRSYWLLTGSILCVVTVVGIAVLPFWLLLGHMLTERYLRRMTCTLTERSLKVTRGVLVRNEMTVPLDKITDVGLVEGPIMRWMDLQAVKIETAGQSTAGAAVQLVGIVNARGFRDQVLAQRDRVSGQQGSRRPTPSEEGGLATEGVGTETAVLQELLTDIRDTLARIEERLPSP is encoded by the coding sequence ATGAGTCCAGATCGCGTACTCGTCGAGGCGCAGTTCAATCGCAAGGTGCGCAGCTACTGGCTGCTGACCGGCTCCATCCTGTGCGTGGTCACCGTGGTCGGGATCGCCGTGCTCCCCTTCTGGCTGCTGCTCGGGCACATGCTCACGGAACGCTACCTGAGGCGCATGACCTGCACTCTCACGGAGCGGTCGCTCAAGGTCACGCGCGGAGTGCTGGTGCGGAACGAAATGACCGTCCCGCTCGACAAGATCACCGACGTGGGGCTCGTGGAGGGCCCCATCATGCGCTGGATGGATCTGCAGGCGGTCAAGATCGAGACCGCCGGGCAGTCGACGGCGGGCGCTGCGGTTCAGCTCGTCGGAATCGTGAACGCGCGCGGCTTCCGCGATCAGGTGCTGGCGCAGCGTGATCGGGTGTCCGGACAGCAGGGCTCCCGGCGACCGACCCCGTCGGAAGAGGGGGGACTCGCCACCGAGGGTGTGGGCACGGAAACCGCAGTGCTGCAAGAACTTCTGACCGACATCCGAGACACCCTCGCGCGGATCGAAGAGCGACTACCATCGCCCTGA
- a CDS encoding LuxR C-terminal-related transcriptional regulator, with protein MKRDDVREVIQRLERGDSASAQPRIRIALDGDGERDGERASEDSASVRATLEAVVAAGAALREGRVDDLVREAGRAAQIAPPIPEVQLRVGSVLQGAFRFTGDPALEVLALDTLSRVADRVEQPDAAVLARALMGTVHLLSGAFHSCLELCDAALALAEVRPPRDAVGAALAHQFRGYVLFEWNRLREAEEALTTAWESSEGAAGVRSGVARMLASLAAARADDAAMEHWFGALTVTVAEPLTLRNREWLGAVRARATLGRGDLRDIDAWLRAFGYGDAVAARPDSWIASRLHELEGALTLLEATGQWARADALAARMIEAAAGRRRWFEARAASVQAVAGEAAGRPATAERHWERALEAGRTGSFVRAYLEGDPRRRRALARLADAGHVEAARVLAEGAAQARTHPDPNSSPLTERQTEVLRLVERGLSNKAIGRDLDLSVSTVKTHLRDAFTRLGASSRTEAVALSRDRGWLPTLPR; from the coding sequence ATGAAGCGAGACGACGTTCGAGAGGTGATCCAGCGACTCGAGCGGGGGGACTCCGCGTCGGCGCAGCCGCGAATCCGGATCGCGCTCGACGGCGACGGCGAACGCGACGGCGAACGCGCATCGGAGGACTCCGCGTCGGTCCGAGCGACCCTCGAGGCGGTGGTGGCGGCCGGAGCCGCGCTGCGGGAGGGCAGAGTCGACGACCTCGTGCGGGAGGCGGGGCGCGCCGCGCAGATCGCCCCCCCGATTCCCGAGGTGCAGCTGCGTGTAGGGAGCGTGCTGCAGGGGGCCTTCCGCTTCACCGGCGACCCCGCACTCGAGGTCCTCGCGCTGGACACGCTGTCGCGGGTGGCCGACCGGGTCGAGCAGCCGGACGCCGCCGTGCTCGCGCGGGCGCTGATGGGCACGGTGCACCTGCTCTCCGGGGCCTTTCACAGCTGCCTCGAACTCTGCGATGCGGCGCTCGCCCTCGCCGAGGTGCGTCCCCCTCGGGATGCCGTGGGCGCTGCGTTGGCCCACCAGTTCCGGGGGTACGTGCTGTTCGAGTGGAACCGGCTCCGCGAGGCCGAGGAGGCGCTGACGACCGCGTGGGAGTCGAGCGAGGGAGCGGCGGGGGTGCGAAGCGGGGTGGCGCGCATGCTCGCCTCGCTGGCCGCCGCGCGCGCCGACGATGCGGCGATGGAGCACTGGTTCGGGGCGTTGACCGTCACGGTGGCCGAGCCCCTCACCCTCCGCAATCGCGAGTGGCTGGGCGCCGTGCGGGCGCGCGCCACCCTCGGACGCGGCGACCTCCGCGACATCGACGCCTGGCTCCGTGCCTTCGGTTACGGCGACGCGGTCGCCGCTCGCCCCGACTCCTGGATCGCGAGCCGCCTCCACGAACTCGAGGGGGCCCTCACCCTGCTCGAAGCCACCGGCCAGTGGGCCCGAGCCGACGCGCTCGCGGCCCGCATGATCGAGGCGGCGGCCGGGCGGCGGCGGTGGTTCGAGGCCCGGGCGGCATCGGTGCAGGCGGTGGCCGGAGAGGCGGCGGGACGGCCCGCCACGGCCGAGCGGCACTGGGAGCGCGCACTCGAGGCGGGGCGAACGGGCTCGTTCGTGCGGGCCTACCTCGAGGGTGACCCCCGCCGCCGCCGAGCGCTGGCTCGACTCGCGGACGCCGGGCACGTCGAGGCCGCACGGGTGCTCGCGGAGGGGGCGGCGCAAGCGCGGACCCACCCCGACCCGAACTCGTCACCCCTCACCGAGCGTCAGACCGAGGTGCTGCGCCTCGTCGAGCGCGGGCTGTCGAACAAGGCGATCGGCCGCGACCTCGATCTCTCCGTCAGCACCGTGAAGACGCACCTGCGCGACGCCTTCACCCGGCTCGGCGCCTCGTCCAGGACCGAGGCCGTAGCGCTCTCGCGCGACCGCGGGTGGTTGCCCACGTTACCGCGGTAA